The window AATCTCACCTACCCCGCTGCGCGCCAGCGCCTCGGCCGCCCAGGAGCCGACGCCACCAATCCCGACCACCGCCACATGGCTGGCCGCCAGCCGTTCCAGGCCCTCGCGGCCGTACAGCCGTGCGATACCGCCGAAACGCTGTTCATCCAGTTCCATTCACCACACCTCGCATCGAAACGGCCGGCATTCTATAGGGTCTGTTGCCGTTTTGGCGCCACCCTCGGCCAGCATGCAACAAAGCTGATTTTTGGCAGTCTCATACACGCGCCTACAGCCCATTCTAAACTGTCGGAAGCCAGCGTCCGACGCCCTGCTGCGGCGGACCGCCGGCAACCTGTACAGCACCTGGAGTGCGGGGTAGGATGCGCCCCGACCGGACGCCGTTCCGGCCCCTCCCCGTTCCACCCTTTGGAACCCGATCGCACCATGCCTGCACGCAAGTTCGGCCTCAACCTGGTGGTCTTCGTCGCCCTCGCGGCGCTCTTCACCGGCTTCTGGGCCCTGTACAACCGTCCCGTCAGCGTTCCCGACTGGCCGGAGAGCATTTCCGGATTCTCCTTCTCGCCCTTCCGCCTGAACCAGAATCCGCAGAAGAACCAGTTCCCCAGCGACGACGAGATCCGTTCTGACCTGGAACTGGTATCGAAGCAGACCGACAACATCCGCACCTACTCGGTGAAGGGCTCGCTGGCCGACATCCCGCGCCTGGCCGAGGAGGTCGGCATGCGCGTCAGCCTGGGGATCTGGATCGGCCCGGACGAAGCCGAGAACGAGGCCGAGATCGAACGCGGCATCGAGATCGCCAACAACTCGCGCAGTGTGGTGCGGGTGATCGTCGGCAACGAAGCGCTGTTCCGCCGCGAGGTCACGGTCGAGCAACTGACCGGCTACCTGGACCGCGTGCGCAAGGCGGTGAAGGTGCCCGTCACCACCGCCGAGCAGTGGCACATCTACGAGAAGTACCCGGAGATGGCCAAGCACGTCGACCTGATCGCCGCCCACGTGCTGCCCTACTGGGAATTCACCCCGATGGACAACTCGGTGCAGTTCGTCCTCGACCGCGCCCGCGAACTGCGCGCCAAGTTCCCGCGCAAGCCGCTGCTGCTGGCCGAAGTCGGCTGGCCGAGCAACGGCCGCATGCGCGGCGGCGCCGACGCCACCCAGGCGGACCAGGCCATCTACCTGCGCCGGCTGACCAACGCGCTGAACAAGAAGGGCTACAACTACTTCGTCGTCGAAGCCTTCGACCAGCCGTGGAAGGTCGGTGACGAAGGCTCGGTAGGCGCCTACTGGGGCGTCTACAACGCCCAGCGCCAGCCGAAGTTCAACTTCGACGGGCCGGTAGTGAACATCCCGCAGTGGCGCGCCCTGGCGGTGGCCTCGGTGGTGATGGCGCTGCTCGCCCTGACCCTGCTGATGATCGACGGCAGCGCCCTGCGCCAGCGCGGCCGCACCTTCCTCACCGTGGTCGCCTTCGCCGGCGGCTCGGTGCTGGTGTGGATCGCGTACGACTACAGCCAGCAATACAGCACCTGGTTCAGCATGACCGTTGGTGGCCTGCTGGGTATCGGCGCGCTGGGCGTGTTCATCGTGCTGCTCACCGAGGCCCATGAACTGGCCGAGACCGTCTGGGTGCGCAAGCGCCGCCGGCCGTTCGACCCGGTGCTGACCGACACCAGCTATCGCCCCAAGGTGTCGGTACATGTGCCCTGCTACAACGAACCGCCGGAGATGCTGAAGAAGACCCTGGATGCCCTGGCCAAGCTCGATTACCCGGACTACGAAGTCCTGATCATCGACAACAACACCAAGGACCCGGCCGTCTGGGAGCCCGTGCGCGACTACTGCGAAGTGCTCGGCCCGCGCTTCCGCTTCTTCCATGTTGCGCCGCTGGCCGGCTTCAAGGGCGGCGCGCTGAACTACATCCTGCCGCACACCGCGCCGGACGCCGAAGTGGTCGCGGTGATCGATGCCGACTACTGCGTCGAACCAAACTGGCTCAAGCAGATGGTGCCGCACTTCAGTGATCCCAAGATCGCCGTGGTGCAATCGCCGCAGGACTACCGCGACGGCGAGGAGAACGTCTTCAAGAAGCTCTGCTACGCCGAGTACAAGGGCTTCTTCCACATCGGCATGGTCACCCGCAACGACCGCGACGCGATCATCCAGCACGGCACCATGACCATGATCCGCCGCAGCGTGATGGACGAGTTGAAGTGGGCCGACTGGACCATCTGCGAGGACGCCGAGCTGGGCCTGCGAGTGTTCGAGAAAGGCTATTCGGCCGCCTATTCGCACCAGAGCTTCGGCAAAGGCCTGATGCCGGACACCTTCATCGACTACAAGAAGCAGCGCTTCCGCTGGGCCTACGGCGCCATCCAGATCATGAAGGGCCACGCCCGCGCCCTGTTCCAGGGCAAGGACAGCAAGCTCACCCTCGGCCAGCGCTACCACTTCATCGCCGGTTGGCTGCCGTGGATCGCCGATGGCATGAACATCTTCTTCACCGTCGGTGCGCTGCTCTGGTCCTCGGCGATGATCATCGTACCCAAGCGGGTCGACCCGCCGCTGCTGATCTTCGCCATCCCGCCGCTGGCGCTGTTCTTCTTCAAGTTCGGCAAGATCATGTTCCTCTACCGCCGCGCCGTGGGCGTGAACCTGCTGCGTTCGTTCCAGGCGGCCGTGGCGGGCCTGGCGCTATCGCACACCATCGCCAAGGCGGTGCTCTACGGGGCGTTCACCAAGACCATCCCGTTCTTCCGCACGCCGAAGATGGCCTCCAACCACGGCATCCTCGTGGCACTCGCCGAGGCGCGTGAGGAGGTGTTCATCATGCTGCTGCTGTGGGGCGCCGCGCTGGGTATCGTGCTGGTGCAGGGCGTGCCGAGCCGGGACATGATGTTCTGGGTGGCCATGCTGCTGGTGCAGTCCCTGCCCTACCTGGCAGCCCTGGTGATGGCGCTGCTGTCCTCGGCGCCGGGTCCGCAGGAGGCGCCGGCAGCGGATGCCGCACAGGCGAGCTGAGGCACCACTTGTCTACTCCCAAGAACGCCGGCCAATCGCCGGCGTTTTTGCTTTAAGATGGGCGCCTTTTTCCGTTCCACCCCCAGGATGCCCTCAATGTCCCTCTCGCCGACACTGGCCCTCGCCTGCGAGCTGATTCGCCGTCCCTCCGTCACGCCGGTCGATGCCGACTGCCAGCAGCTGATGATGCAGCGCCTGGGTGCCTGCGGTTTCGCCCTGGAACCCATGCGCATCGAAGAGGTGGATAACTTCTGGGCCCTGCGCCAGGGCCGCGACGGCGCCAATGGCCCGGTGCTGTGCTTCGCCGGCCATACCGACGTGGTCCCCACCGGCCCCGAGCAGGCCTGGCAGCACCAGCCCTTCGACGCGCTGATCGACGCCGACGGCATGCTCTGCGGCCGTGGCGCGGCAGACATGAAAGGCAGCCTGGCGTCGATGATCATCGCCACCGAACGCTTCGTCGCCGACTACCCGGACCATCGCGGCAGCATCGCCTACCTGATCACCAGCGACGAGGAAGGCCCGGCCCATCACGGCACCAAGGCCGTGGTCGAGCGCCTGAAGGCACGCAACGAGCGCCTGGACTGGTGCATCGTCGGCGAGCCGTCCAGCACCACCCTTGTGGGTGACATCGTCAAGAACGGCCGCCGTGGATCGCTGGGCGCCACCCTCACCGTGCGCGGCAAGCAGGGCCACGTGGCCTACCCGCACCTGGCGAAGAACCCGATCCACCTCGCCGCCCCGGCCCTGGCGGAACTCGCCGCCGAGCACTGGGACAACGGCAACGACTACTTCCCGCCAACCAGCTTCCAGATCTCCAACATCAATGGCGGCACCGGCG of the Pseudomonas sp. PSE14 genome contains:
- a CDS encoding glycosyltransferase encodes the protein MPARKFGLNLVVFVALAALFTGFWALYNRPVSVPDWPESISGFSFSPFRLNQNPQKNQFPSDDEIRSDLELVSKQTDNIRTYSVKGSLADIPRLAEEVGMRVSLGIWIGPDEAENEAEIERGIEIANNSRSVVRVIVGNEALFRREVTVEQLTGYLDRVRKAVKVPVTTAEQWHIYEKYPEMAKHVDLIAAHVLPYWEFTPMDNSVQFVLDRARELRAKFPRKPLLLAEVGWPSNGRMRGGADATQADQAIYLRRLTNALNKKGYNYFVVEAFDQPWKVGDEGSVGAYWGVYNAQRQPKFNFDGPVVNIPQWRALAVASVVMALLALTLLMIDGSALRQRGRTFLTVVAFAGGSVLVWIAYDYSQQYSTWFSMTVGGLLGIGALGVFIVLLTEAHELAETVWVRKRRRPFDPVLTDTSYRPKVSVHVPCYNEPPEMLKKTLDALAKLDYPDYEVLIIDNNTKDPAVWEPVRDYCEVLGPRFRFFHVAPLAGFKGGALNYILPHTAPDAEVVAVIDADYCVEPNWLKQMVPHFSDPKIAVVQSPQDYRDGEENVFKKLCYAEYKGFFHIGMVTRNDRDAIIQHGTMTMIRRSVMDELKWADWTICEDAELGLRVFEKGYSAAYSHQSFGKGLMPDTFIDYKKQRFRWAYGAIQIMKGHARALFQGKDSKLTLGQRYHFIAGWLPWIADGMNIFFTVGALLWSSAMIIVPKRVDPPLLIFAIPPLALFFFKFGKIMFLYRRAVGVNLLRSFQAAVAGLALSHTIAKAVLYGAFTKTIPFFRTPKMASNHGILVALAEAREEVFIMLLLWGAALGIVLVQGVPSRDMMFWVAMLLVQSLPYLAALVMALLSSAPGPQEAPAADAAQAS
- the dapE gene encoding succinyl-diaminopimelate desuccinylase, with translation MPSMSLSPTLALACELIRRPSVTPVDADCQQLMMQRLGACGFALEPMRIEEVDNFWALRQGRDGANGPVLCFAGHTDVVPTGPEQAWQHQPFDALIDADGMLCGRGAADMKGSLASMIIATERFVADYPDHRGSIAYLITSDEEGPAHHGTKAVVERLKARNERLDWCIVGEPSSTTLVGDIVKNGRRGSLGATLTVRGKQGHVAYPHLAKNPIHLAAPALAELAAEHWDNGNDYFPPTSFQISNINGGTGATNVIPGELKVIFNFRFSTESTVEGLQQRVAAILDKHGLDWHIDWALSGLPFLTQPGELLDGVAAAILAVTGRETTPSTSGGTSDGRFIATMGTQVVELGPVNATIHQVDERVLASDLDVLTEIYYQTLVRLLA